The genomic window GGGCGGCCACGAGGGTGCGGGCGTGATCACCAAGCTCGGGCCCAACTGCCCCGCCGACCTGCAGGTGGGTGACCACGTCATCCTGTCGTTCATCCCCGCGTGCGGGCGTTGTCCGTCCTGCGTGAGCGGCAATATGGCGCTGTGCGATCTCGGCGCGGGCCTGCTGATGGGCCAGGCGATCAGCGACGGCACCTACCGGATCCAGGCACGCGGCGAGAACGTCATCCCGATGTGCCTACTCGGCACGTTCTCGCCGTACATGACGGTGCACCACACGTCGGTGGTGAAGATCGACCCGAGCGTCCCGTTCGAGGTGGCCTGCCTGGTCGGCTGCGGGGTGCCCACCGGCTTCGGGTCCTCCACCCACGTCGCGCAGGTCGCGCCGGGTGAGACCGTGGTGATCGCGGGCATCGGCGGTGTCGGCATGAGCGCACTGCAGGGCGCGGTGCTCTCCGGTGCCTCGAAAGTCGTTGCCATCGACCCGAATCCATGGAAGCGGGAGCAGGCGCAGAAGTTCGGCGCCACGCACACCTACGAGAGCATGGCCGCCGCGATCATGCCGCTGATGGACGCCACCGAGGGACGGATGGCCGAGAAGGTCATTCTCACCATGGGCGAAATGCACGGCGACTACGTCGAAGAGGGCCTGATCCTTACCGCCAAGGCAGGCACCCTGGTGGTCACCTCGATGGGCCGGATGGACGCGGGCGACGTCAAGATGAACAGCTTC from Nocardia iowensis includes these protein-coding regions:
- a CDS encoding NDMA-dependent alcohol dehydrogenase, with the protein product MKTKGAILWGIDQPWSVEEIEVGDPVSGEVQIRLETAGMCHSDHHIVTGATPMPAFPVMGGHEGAGVITKLGPNCPADLQVGDHVILSFIPACGRCPSCVSGNMALCDLGAGLLMGQAISDGTYRIQARGENVIPMCLLGTFSPYMTVHHTSVVKIDPSVPFEVACLVGCGVPTGFGSSTHVAQVAPGETVVIAGIGGVGMSALQGAVLSGASKVVAIDPNPWKREQAQKFGATHTYESMAAAIMPLMDATEGRMAEKVILTMGEMHGDYVEEGLILTAKAGTLVVTSMGRMDAGDVKMNSFLLSMLQKTVKGCIFGGGNARQDAPNLLRLYKAGQLNLDDMVTRTYSLEEINQGYQDMLDGKNIRGIIKYTEADW